The stretch of DNA CAAGCCAATAGCCTTGGATCTTTTCTATTTAAGATTAAGAGGTAACTAtagtaaaaatttattttttatttactatattttgTTGTTCGAAGGAGAATTAAGTCTTTTACCAATGATTAGTTAGCATTGGATATTGCTTAAAGGTAAGAAATTGCAGCCTATAACTCGACCAATTAAGAATTAGTCATTTTTCCATAATTTTGACATATAAAAAAAGGTATTGGGTTGGGTACAATTTGGAACTCATAAAGTTAAAATAATAAAACCCTAACAAAACCCCTAGCTCTCTGTAACCCTCAACCCCAGCAGACCAAGGGCAGCTCCATAAAATTAGTGGCCTAAACCCAAATTTTAATATGAGGCCTTATACTTTTTTTATTTGTACGTACACACACATATATGCAAAAAAATTAGTCTTGCCATTTTTTCATACTTTTTGTTTATAGTATATATTCTTAAATGACATAAAGTctttaattttatatattaatattattatttatattagaaAAAAGGTAATTTAGATAAGTGAGATGTTAGACATGATTTGCAATATGTTACCTTTGATGTTGTTGTGAAAAATGTATTTACTACTATGAAGATCTAAATagtttaattcaaaatttaaaatatttttactgTAAAAAAGTAGACAACTTTATTTGTTTTTTACATTTTTttgtacttttttattttttctacaaATATTAATATTGTCTAATTTGAAATAAAACTATTAAATTCATTATTAAAAATTTTGGGGACCTAAATCAAGGTTTTACTAGTCTCTTACTAGAGCCACTAGTCCACCCCTGACATTCTCAATCAAATTTATAGAGTCAGATAAAACAACAATGACAAGAGCATTAAAGGCAGTAAGTGTGTCATTCAATTACCAAATGTGAATGAAGttgtgtaacgatccggccggtcgttttgagaaaatTAAcctcgaacccctatttattgctacCTCTACTTCAGttagtggttatgtaacttgccggaaagatttgttttggtttcggagtgaaatgggacacatagtccctaaaatggaggtTTAAGTAATAGAAATTGACCACAATTCgaactgtatgaagatgactccggaatagagttttgacggttcttatagctccgtagggtgattttgatcttaggagcatgttcagatGTTGAATTAGAGATTGATAGGTCATTttagcgctaattggcgaaagttaaaaaaatgatgatttttgagaaatttgactgggagtggactttttgatatcgaggtcggattctgatttcggaagttgaaataggtccataatgtcaattatgacttatgtgcaaaacttgaggtaaatcggacttgacttgataggtttcggcgtcggatgtagaagtttgaaactttgaagttcattaggcttgaatcaatgtgtaattcatatttttagcattgtttgatatgatttaaaggctcgactaaatttgtgtgatgttttaggactgtttggtatatttggttgaggtctcgggggcctcgagtgagtttcagatggttagcgGATAATTTTatgtttggacttagaagattttctAGGTTGGTTTTGGTGTAATCACAcatgcgcaagattgaccgcaggtgcgagctcgtaaaAGCAGGCATTTGGGCGTAGAAGCGTGCTAGAGCAGTAAGGGCAGAAGTCGCAGATACGAAGACAACTCtgcatctgcgagaccgcagatgcagaCAAGGAGGTTGCAGGTGCGCTGGAGCCGAAGAAGCGGATAGgaaatcgcagaagcgaaggtaaGGCAGCCTGGGAAAAACCGCAGAAGCAGTGCATTTTCCGCAAAAGCagcaccgcagatgcggtcaagtgatccgcagaagcgaaaacactGGGCAGACTCTATTAATTCAAGGGCTCGGGATTTTTATCATTGTTGGACATTTTGATCTTGGATTTTGGtgattcttgagagcattttcaaggtatttcttaaggtaagtcccttgtgtttattttttatcaataatcttattTTTTCGttgatttcccacctagttagtgtgtatttaaggtaaaaattgggagtttgaggttagggattaGGAGAATTGATTTAAGGAATttagtggcgatttggtgtcggattttggtaattttggtatgggtgaactcgtagtCGAGTGGGTGTttatatttttgtgatttttacctgattccgagatatgggctcAGGTCGACGTTTTGGCCgaattttcgattctttgctaaagtcgtagtttcatgatttaaattagtttcttgtagttgtattcatgttgtgtaattacttttggctagatttgggccattcggagtcggaaagtcgagggaaaggcattcttacttATTGATTGAGCGACATTTGAGGTAAgagacttgtctaaccttgtgtgggagaaatccccttaggatttggtactgttgtaacagtttgtgatatgtgagcgtcgtgtacgcgaggtgatgagtacgtacacgggattAATATGAAAAATTCGATTTttgctgatttgtcatcttttaaaGTACATTAACGGgattattttcttttaaaatacattaactgagttgccttaacaTATGTAGTGATTATGtatagcctagtatcgcatgcctACATGCCTTaattcttacttgcaatttgtgcaacatgcttaattgaattacatgctttacttgatttgaattaaatctttaactgtaagattcttgctgaAAATTTGTGTTTCCTTTCGAttacctgttgcatatttactttgggactacgaggcggttcctcgggagatccccatgtactgcatatttactttgaaactacgaggcggtacctcgggagtaccccTATTGTGTACCTATATttattgtgctgatattttctgaaacatCTTATTGTTTAAaatctcagtcatttcaaaatattattattacttctgccttacttttcttcgctgacctgacctcgtcaatactctaccgaggttaggtttggcacttactaggtaccgttgtggcgtactcatactatactctgcacatctttttgtgcagattcaggttctTTCCACCAACTCAAATACCAGTGAGTTGGATCGctcgtggagacttcaaggtatatctgccagcgctcgcagacctcggagtccccctctatccttactatgttgtttgccttatttttctttagactatgatgtatagaggaacttagtatttgctcttagaagcttgtgacttgtttccaccGAGTTTTAGGAGTTGCAATTATTGAATGATAGTTTTATAGAATTATATTACATGTTTAGATTTGAGTTGCAGTtttattattcagttattccgcaaattgttaggcttacctagtcttagaaactagatgccatcacgacatcatacgtAGGGGAAAAtagggttgtgacaagttggttgAACAGTACGTCCATGGTGGGGCAGTAGTTTGTAAATAATTGTTGATCATCAATTAGGGGTGGCTCAACAGAACTGGTGGCCTAAAACCAAAATCTATAcaatattaaaagcacgaaggtcctTAGTGAAATGtcattcgccttttttaccctttaaaaattagttttatattggataaaattataatttaaattactttcctaatatttagaacctTAAAATCAAAGTCAAATTTTGTTTACTAAATCAAATCTTATTTGAATTAGGTAAGAAGTCCTTAATATTTCCTAAATTTTATGACCTTTTCAATTAATAAAAGAATAATGTCATTATATCAATTTATGGTAAACTTTCCATATGCACACAGTATacgttagttttttttttttaattaataatttaaattatattaaaaaaatttattaGTGGTAAATATTTATACACTTATGAGAAGTAGATATATCAACATAAATATACATTCCATGTTAGATATAATGATAACTATcgttaatattttatatgttagatATTACAATTGATTTCTAAATTTTCAATGAACTAATATcttaattgtatataaattaatgtcttaattaaaaaaaatagagaaattttCCTTAATATTAGTTATAAGTTTATAACCGGTCATAAAATTAACACAAATTAGttttatataattaaattattttagcaaaataaaaatagagaaagactttttaaaaaatatatgttTTGATCCTCTACATATATATAATAGTAAGTCCATTACCCTTTAGTCAaacactacaacaacaacaacaacaaacctagtaGTTTTTCACAAGTGGGGCATTTAGTCAAACACTCTTTCTATTAAAATTATATATCAAAATTTAAATACATAGTCTAACTAACACTATGATtatgtataaattattttattgtccataattattatactattttaatcaatatcaaattctagaaATACATTtaaaatgataattaacaattGCATGGCAAGTGTACGCAGTTTAATACAtatttatatatttgtttttAAAGTTTTATGCGTATTGATTGAGTATACACGCATAACGTGTattctatctatatctatactatattaaaaatatgAAAACCCTTAGCAAAATATCCTTCGTCATTTTACCCCTTTTAAAAAAGAGTTAACACTTAACAAAATaatcatttgattatttttctaatataggaatagtcatttaactgttttcctaatatttaggatcttaattatttttttaatatttaaaactctgcaatctattaaaatataattattaatttttttttaaactatGTACGAAGTtcgcgaaatgtcgttcgcctctattatttgaatttgaatatagTAACTATCTATTATTTGGATGTTATAAGTTAGATACTCTTTAGGCAAAtgaaattaaataatatatattttaatgattttagagagagataTTACTCTATCAAGTATAAAATTAACTCTGAAAAGAATTACTCTATCAAATATGAAACCAATTATGACAACTTTATTATCATTGGTGTATTACTATATATTATAGTCTTTGGccataaattttattatagacgTATTAaatcatattttgtaacttttttatAGTGCGGAcaattattttaatatatataaaatttgatATGGTTTAATTGTTACTTTTTATAGATATCGTGTATCACTGGTCACATTTTGCGAGTAACTAATTACATAATTTCTCTTAAAAAGGGTTATATATGTCAATGTGCATCTTTAAAGAGTATCTTCAATTCCAAGCCACTAAATTTTATTAAGATAATAAAACATAAGGAACCTAGCAGGTGAAGGGAAAAATAGGAAACAATATTCATTAAACATGCCTTGAAATATAAACTTTTGTTCTTTGATGGTCAAAACTTTGAGTAATACGATGTATAATTAAAGAATATTAAATGTCATTTTGTTAGACTGACTCGACTTATAAGTAGAGTAATCACTAAGATTGAGAAAAAAATATATCCAAGCATCCTCAAGTAAatacaaaattaaataaataaaatttcataGCTAACCGTAGAGACGAATCAATGAAATTAATGGTATAAAGTCAAACTATAATAAGAGGCCTTAGAATTATTTCATAAAATTCATGTATTAATATaacaagttaaaaaaaattactttccTATTTATAGATCAATCAAAAGAGACAACAAAAGTAGGTTTTTTTTAGGGGAAAAAATAGTTTGGCATTGAAAAGTTAAATTATTAGAAgcataaaaatgaaataaatatagtAGAGGAGGGAACATCAAACCTGAAGAGGAAGATAAAAGTACTAATTAATAAGAGAAATTTTTTTATCATAATTTATTTACTCATTCAAAAAACCTCAACCAAATCCAAAAAACCCTTAAATTTAGAACATTTTAGTAAGGATAAACATACATATTATATGGTAGTGGTGACAAAATGGATAAAAAATCAGTTATCCATctatattatttaaatttttttaaaacgggtcaaatatgaataagaacaatattatccacttagaaaatggataaccaatggataaataatgtgtttaacttttatatttgtaaagacACAAATTGGGGGCTCCTcgagtttgggagactaggaattctcccaaaagtgatcatattcaagaagcaaTGGATAGTATGGATATCCATAGTATCCGCCAGTTAACCCATTTTCTATCTGTATTAAATATGGATGGGGTCGgataatttattaattttttcatTATTGCATTATTTATTTTCGACCCATCCATATTTGACCTGACCCGCCCATTTGCCACCCATATATGGTATATATAATAGTTAATACTTGGAGTAGTATTCCTTACACCAATAATATCGTCCATAAAAGAGATTAGGTcatatacaaaaatacaaaatatcATGCTTATcttcataaaaatatatataaataatctaCCTAAATTCTTAATCGTTGCAAGTTTAAACGATAACGAATAACTATGCATTCAACTATTCATCAATGTaacatttattttttaatttaaataaatattatattttttcgaTGTCAATTGTTAATACACATAATTCATTTATTCTATATTTTATATACTCTTTATAATAGATGCAAAAATGCGTATAACGCATGTACACTAAAGTTAGTATATAAAAAGAACATTAAACTTCttttataaaattcataaaatatcgAGACACAAAAAAACCTACATGACTTTGATCTAGTGCTAAGAGCGCAACTCATGATGTATGGGTTAGGCGCACGTCACATGATATTGAATTCTTCCCTTAAATGAAAATAGTAAAAGGGTGAGCCCATTATACATTATGTTTTGAACCTTACGACATTTGTCTCGGGGATTACTTAATTAAAAAAGATAAGACACAAAAAAACTTGTTTTCTGGCGTGTGGATAAATCAAATGTGACAAAAAGGAACAATTAATTTAGAGAATTTGAGTTGAAATTAGAAAATAAAATCGTGAGAAACATAAAAAAGACTACACATAAAAAAagaatatattatttaatttagtTTGAGAAAAATTTATCCTATTAACTTACTCAATCCTACGGCTGCCAAATTTTAACAATtattaaaatttgaaatattttattaataattatataaatataaaatatggaatatatattatataatatagGTAGTGCTTTatattttttgggccataaataTTTGGCGGCCTAAGGCAAAGGCTTTACTTGCCTTGCCCTACAActagggctggcaagtgggccgatcCCGGGCTTAAACGggtcaagtgggccggtccaaacggtcatgggtccggtcccgggccggtcccaaattaaacagGCCAAACGGATCCGGGCTAAACGGATTTTTTATAGGGATCGATCCgggcccgggaccaaacggtcccgggctaaatgatcccggcccgcgggctaagtaggcccaacatatatatatatttttaaaaataaataaatagatattagagacaaaaggatgttaaaaagatgtatatatagtatagtatatatatataaggtataTTCGATATgctatatatagtatagtataatatagaaaataaataaaacaaacaaaattataatattaaaacttaagagttgaaacgagtttaccgaattgatgcacaacttgttgaaaattgattatcgttgaagatttcaattcaccaacttcacaattgtttcacaaattataacaataaagtaagcaattatagaagaaaattagagagagattgtgatagattggtgattttgtaagaaaaaatgaaagaatgatgaggtatttatagttgaaaatagggaaaaagtataattataaaaagtttgggattaaaacaaagttgagggttaaatgattattttataaatagccaacggctatttttgacagcccaacggctatatatatatatatttttttttttaaaatagcgGTTGGGACTGTTTGACCCAGTAAAAAACCGGGTCGGTCCCTTACTtgacgggctaaacggtcccgagTCTGATGTGCCCAAATTATATGACCAGTCCACGACACCGATCCACACCCACTAAAACCGGACCGAACGGTTCTGGCCCGTTTGGCTCGCGGTCCTGTGACTCGACCGGCCCACCGCCCTTGCAGCAGACAACACCATCGTAGCAACCAAAATTGAAGCAAAATCTCAAACCCAATGAAGACAATATCAGGCAAATTAACATCCACAAccccaattttttatttttttttcaagcAGCAAAATCGCTCTCCAAATTTGCTGCATCAGAAAACGGAGCTTCACATTCTCTCTCCGTCTATATCAAACGTGCTACCGATTCGTTCGACCAACTTGTTCAGCTTCATGAGAAACTCAGACCAAATAGTGCAAAAAATGAGCTTTCTATCAAAGTTGAGAAAATTTCCGAAAGAATTAAGAAAATCAGGGAAGTTGGTATAAAGGCTGAAGATGTAGTTAAGAATGACGCTTTCCcacaaaaaaagcaaaaaaagcaaaaaaagcaACAGTCTTGATAAGAAAAGCAAGAAGCTTGATAAGGATCAGAAATTGATCAAGACCGAGCAACGGCTCGATATAAGTGAAGGAGAGACAACAAAATCCAAGAAAAATGAGCTGGAGTTTGTTAAAATGGATAGCTCTGTGAAGAGGGAATCGGAGTTCGAGGAAGTTAAGGAAGATGGTATGATAAGCAGggacaaaaaaaagaagaaaaagaaaaataaggttGTTGGTGACAATGAGGGTGAGGTGGTGGGGAAAGTGGAAGAAGATTTGAGGGTTAAGGAGGAGGAGGAAAGGAAGAAGAGGAATCA from Nicotiana tomentosiformis chromosome 11, ASM39032v3, whole genome shotgun sequence encodes:
- the LOC104096195 gene encoding uncharacterized protein, with translation MTLSHKKSKKSKKSNSLDKKSKKLDKDQKLIKTEQRLDISEGETTKSKKNELEFVKMDSSVKRESEFEEVKEDGMISRDKKKKKKKNKVVGDNEGEVVGKVEEDLRVKEEEERKKRNHSEGEDAGSAEQSNKKKSKKRSTEGKLSLVDIIAKAVLI